In one window of Agromyces badenianii DNA:
- a CDS encoding sensor histidine kinase: MAPIQQPTPRPSDASAPVPPAPPAPGVPPRPAASAASATSATSATKSKSKPKQAKPHRPRSAAMPAMPANPVHITDDERQFRAWMWVTTSLLAITLLSVSVPLAATIYGVHLLAAFGTSLAVAGALPLSVRLPWVAAGLSAAGLLSFALLASGSDGPPWPWPVTSIIAQGALLIVLGLMFEWRVGFITWVAAVVVTFPFAFVDAGAAANMVTGAAVTALAFSIAVLVAQRRLIGVELFRERAHSASEQQRRLLVEERNRIARELHDVVAHGLSIIHVQATSAPYRVEGLSEGAKTEFAEIAVSARAAMTEMRQLLGVLRSADTAAETAPQPGLAELPELAASVERAGVPVTLGVAESLPDAGLAATAAYRIVQEALSNVVRHAPGAPTFVSVEMHADDLVVCIDNEAATAAPAPDAKGGGHGLIGIDERAALLGGRAEYGARPDGGYRVLATLPIGSDGGTA, encoded by the coding sequence ATGGCCCCGATCCAGCAGCCCACTCCACGCCCGTCGGATGCGTCGGCACCCGTGCCGCCCGCACCGCCGGCGCCGGGCGTGCCGCCGAGGCCGGCGGCATCCGCGGCGTCGGCGACATCCGCGACATCCGCGACGAAGTCGAAGTCGAAGCCGAAGCAGGCGAAGCCGCACCGACCGCGGAGCGCCGCGATGCCCGCGATGCCCGCGAATCCGGTCCACATCACCGACGACGAGCGCCAGTTCCGCGCGTGGATGTGGGTGACCACCTCGCTCCTCGCGATCACCCTGCTGTCGGTCTCCGTTCCCCTGGCCGCGACGATCTACGGCGTGCACCTGCTCGCGGCCTTCGGCACGAGCCTCGCTGTCGCCGGCGCCCTGCCCCTCTCGGTGCGACTGCCATGGGTCGCTGCCGGCCTCTCCGCGGCCGGCCTCCTCTCCTTCGCGCTGCTCGCGTCCGGCTCCGACGGGCCGCCGTGGCCGTGGCCGGTCACGTCGATCATCGCGCAGGGCGCACTGCTCATCGTGCTCGGCCTGATGTTCGAGTGGCGGGTGGGCTTCATCACCTGGGTCGCCGCAGTCGTCGTCACGTTCCCGTTCGCCTTCGTCGATGCGGGCGCCGCGGCCAACATGGTGACGGGGGCGGCCGTCACGGCGCTCGCCTTCTCCATCGCCGTGCTCGTCGCCCAGCGCCGGCTGATCGGCGTCGAGCTCTTCCGCGAGCGCGCGCATTCGGCATCGGAGCAGCAGCGACGCCTGCTCGTCGAGGAGCGCAATCGCATCGCCCGCGAACTCCACGACGTCGTCGCGCACGGGCTGTCGATCATCCACGTGCAGGCGACGAGTGCGCCCTACCGGGTCGAGGGGCTGAGCGAGGGGGCCAAGACCGAGTTCGCCGAGATCGCGGTATCCGCTCGCGCGGCGATGACCGAGATGCGGCAACTGCTCGGGGTACTCCGGAGCGCGGACACCGCTGCGGAGACCGCGCCGCAGCCCGGCCTCGCCGAATTGCCCGAGCTCGCGGCATCCGTCGAGCGCGCCGGGGTGCCGGTGACGCTCGGCGTCGCCGAATCGCTGCCCGACGCCGGGCTCGCCGCGACGGCCGCGTACCGCATCGTGCAGGAGGCGCTCAGCAACGTCGTGCGGCACGCCCCCGGCGCACCCACCTTCGTCTCGGTGGAGATGCACGCCGACGACCTCGTCGTGTGCATCGACAACGAGGCGGCGACGGCCGCCCCGGCGCCCGATGCGAAGGGCGGCGGCCACGGCCTCATCGGCATCGACGAGCGCGCAGCCCTGCTCGGCGGGCGCGCCGAGTACGGCGCGCGTCCCGATGGCGGATACCGTGTTCTGGCGACCCTGCCGATCGGGTCCGACGGAGGTACGGCGTGA
- a CDS encoding response regulator encodes MTISVLIADDQAMVRAGFAAVLAAQPGIEVVGQAADGDEAVSMAHELRPDVVVMDVRMPGRNGLEATLALQTPPRSSDYVPRVLMLTTFDIDDYVYEALRAGASGFLLKDATPEELVAAVRIVAAGDALLAPSVTRRLIEDFARSGPPPRPSGTRLAELTDREREVLTLVGRGFSNSEIAAALFIAEQTVKTHVSKILSKLGLRDRVHAVVLAYDTGLVQPGS; translated from the coding sequence GTGACGATCTCGGTGCTCATCGCCGACGACCAGGCGATGGTGCGCGCCGGGTTCGCCGCCGTGCTCGCCGCCCAGCCCGGCATCGAGGTCGTCGGGCAGGCCGCCGACGGCGACGAGGCCGTGTCGATGGCGCACGAGCTGCGACCCGACGTGGTCGTGATGGACGTGCGCATGCCCGGCCGCAACGGCCTCGAGGCGACGCTCGCGCTGCAGACCCCGCCGCGATCGAGCGACTACGTGCCGCGGGTGCTGATGCTCACGACGTTCGACATCGACGACTACGTCTACGAGGCACTGCGCGCCGGGGCGAGCGGCTTCCTGCTGAAGGATGCCACGCCCGAAGAGCTCGTAGCGGCCGTGCGCATCGTGGCCGCCGGCGACGCGCTGCTCGCGCCGAGCGTCACCCGTCGCCTCATCGAGGACTTCGCCCGCTCCGGGCCGCCGCCGCGCCCGTCGGGCACTCGCCTGGCCGAGCTCACCGATCGCGAGCGCGAGGTGCTCACCCTCGTGGGCCGCGGCTTCTCGAACTCGGAGATCGCCGCCGCCCTCTTCATCGCCGAGCAGACGGTCAAGACGCACGTCAGCAAGATCCTCTCGAAGCTCGGGCTCCGCGACCGCGTGCACGCCGTCGTGCTCGCATACGACACCGGGCTCGTGCAGCCGGGCTCCTGA